One Amaranthus tricolor cultivar Red isolate AtriRed21 chromosome 1, ASM2621246v1, whole genome shotgun sequence DNA window includes the following coding sequences:
- the LOC130807966 gene encoding flowering time control protein FPA-like isoform X2: protein MGSAYFRNVGDPLWMNADVIRGYPEPTYSGHKRLQAKPSKHVWIGGFSSSVTRERLEKELCKFGRIEALKFNRDRNTAIADFVSLEDALAAVKNLNGSQIGVDRIRVDFQRSQPVKREQSDLRDMGSAQFKDMGCLGPSWINPDMMRNYRESTSSGHKILMPSQPLGGRKGDHPSKVLWVGYPASVIIDEEMLHNAMILYGEIENIKCFPSRHYAFVDFRSVDEARRAKEALHGRLFNDPRISIMFSNSDLAPGNEFGQPYPTFRGQRPDIFGNDLPFRLPLDMFDSNFAMPPNNFYGPPSNSLLGPPCVLRPFGSRGSLDPLLPSPDFHDPNLLSSMSELTSIVSFNQRKLSHSAAGLLPSPILPGMASHKTRGWDVLDPNQLPRESKRPRIEGLTSFQDPNIVGKGGECNGSADEPYSAGQFMGAPLSRPQVDNGLSLGNVMERSSGDLIWHGVISKGGNHVCHARCVPMGKGLEFELPEIVNCCAKTGLDMLAKHYAGAIGFDIVFFLPDREEDFANYTEFLQYLGSNNRAGVAKLDDGTTLFLVPPSDFLTDVLKVAGRERLYGVVLKLPQQLPGGPSVPQMVHQPNPPVQQTDSQLGPPKHEYGTSEKELAIHVDYHRALHENAGMHSKTSFPKASVSRDQSYEGVSSTSRPAVTITPELIATLQALMPANSQSSVTQSGQPRSIASTIGLSSPAVTNEKGAFSQGWNQQFQVDPNVQSQQLGVQGYPNANFDSYVSSHPFPANTQLHNPAYNLQEQELDCSRPLAVHSIAAQNQQYVPSMQNSMQPYSTESPRNIEKSYGMVHGTHLGSYEIGDTRQNPDPELQKSPQRTQTLPSGVGQGTSDVEERYRSTLQFAANLLFQIKQQPQLQQGNSHMGNQQ from the exons ATGGGGAGTGCTTATTTCAGAAATGTGGGTGATCCTTTGTGGATGAATGCAGATGTCATTAGGGGTTATCCTGAGCCCACTTATTCTGGACACAAGAGATTGCAG GCCAAGCCCTCCAAACATGTATGGATTGGCGGATTCAGCTCATCAGTCACCAGGGAAAGGCTAGAGAAAGAGCTTTGTAAATTTGGTAGAATTGAGGCGTTAAAATTCAATAGAGATCGAAATACTGCAATTGCTGACTTTGTGAGCTTGGAAGATGCTTTAGCTGCTGTGAAGAATTTGAATGGCTCACAGATTGGTGTTGATCGCATACGTGTTGATTTTCAGAGATCCCAACCTGTTAAGAGG GAACAATCTGATTTACGTGATATGGGGAGTGCGCAATTCAAAGATATGGGTTGCCTTGGTCCATCATGGATCAATCCTGACATGATGAGGAATTATCGCGAGTCCACTTCTTCCGGGCATAAGATATTGATG CCATCTCAACCTTTGGGAGGACGTAAAGGAGATCATCCCAGTAAGGTTTTGTGGGTTGGGTATCCTGCTTCTGTTATCATTGATGAAGAAATGCTACATAATGCAATGATCCTGTATGGGGAGATTGAAAATATCAAATGTTTCCCTTCAAGACATTATGCTTTTGTGGACTTCAGAAGTGTGGATGAAGCAAGGCGTGCTAAGGAGGCCTTGCATGGAAGACTATTTAATGATCCTCGAATTTCTATAATGTTCTCCAACAGTGATTTAGCTCCTGGAAATGAATTCGGACAACCATATCCTACATTTAGGGGGCAAAGACCAGATATATTCGGAAATGATCTTCCTTTCAGACTACCTTTGGATATGTTTGATTCAAATTTTGCGATGCCGCCAAATAATTTTTATGGACCACCATCTAATAGTTTGCTTGGACCACCTTGTGTGCTGAGACCATTTGGGTCAAGAGGGAGTTTGGATCCACTGTTGCCCTCCCCAGATTTTCATGATCCCAACTTGCTTTCTTCCATGTCAGAGCTGACTTCAATTGTTTCCTTTAACCAGAGAAAATTATCTCATTCTGCTGCTGGATTGCTTCCATCTCCAATCTTACCTGGAATGGCATCCCATAAGACAAGAGGGTGGGATGTTCTAGATCCAAATCAGCTTCCTAGGGAATCAAAGAGGCCTAGAATAGAGGGCCTGACCTCGTTTCAGGACCCGAACATAGTAGGAAAAGGTGGTGAATGTAATGGAAGTGCTGATGAACCTTATAGTGCTGGTCAATTCATGGGAGCACCATTATCTAGACCTCAGGTTGATAATGGATTGAGTTTAGGAAATGTTATGGAACGTTCTAGTGGGGATCTTATTTGGCATGGTGTCATTTCCAAGGGTGGTAATCATGTCTGCCATGCTCGATGCGTTCCTATGGGAAAAGGATTAGAATTTGAACT ACCAGAAATTGTCAATTGCTGTGCGAAAACCGGGCTTGACATGTTAGCAAAGCACTATGCTGGTGCTATTGGGTTTGATATTGTATTTTTCTTGCCTGATCGTGAAGAGGATTTTGCTAATTATACAGAATTCTTACAATATCTTGGTTCAAATAACCGTGCGGGTGTGGCTAAATTAGATGATGGAACCACATTATTCTTGGTTCCACCATCAGATTTCTTGACAGATGTTTTAAAAGTGGCCGGACGTGAGCGATTATATGGTGTAGTGCTTAAGTTGCCTCAGCAACTCCCTGGTGGTCCATCTGTACCTCAGATGGTACATCAGCCCAACCCTCCTGTTCAACAAACGGATTCCCAGCTTGGTCCTCCTAAGCATGAGTATGGCACTTCTGAGAAGGAATTGGCTATTCACGTGGATTATCATAGAGCTTTACATGAGAATGCAGGTATGCATTCAAAAACATCCTTCCCAAAAGCATCTGTTTCACGAGATCAGTCTTATGAAGGTGTCTCTTCAACATCACGACCTGCTGTGACAATTACACCTGAGCTTATTGCTACACTTCAAGCACTTATGCCAGCCAATTCTCAATCTTCAGTCACTCAAAGCGGTCAGCCGAGATCTATTGCTTCCACAATAGGGCTTTCTTCACCTGCTGTAACAAATGAAAAGGGTGCTTTCTCGCAGGGCTGGAACCAACAGTTTCAAGTGGATCCAAATGTGCAATCTCAACAGTTAGGGGTTCAAGGGTATCCTAATGCGAATTTTGATTCATATGTGTCCAGCCACCCTTTTCCAGCAAATACGCAATTGCATAATCCTGCATATAACCTCCAAGAGCAGGAACTTGACTGTTCCAGGCCTCTTGCAGTCCACTCAATTGCTGCTCAGAATCAACAGTATGTACCGTCAATGCAGAATAGTATGCAGCCTTATTCCACAGAGTCTCCACGTAATATTGAGAAGAGCTATGGGATGGTGCATGGAACACATCTTGGGTCTTATGAAATAGGTGATACTCGGCAGAATCCTGATCCAG AATTGCAGAAATCACCCCAAAGAACTCAGACATTGCCGTCTGGAGTTGGTCAAGGCACATCGGATGTGGAGGAACGTTATCGATCTACTTTACAGTTTGCTGCCaaccttctttttcaaatcAAGCAGCAGCCACAACTACAGCAGGGAAATTCTCACATGGGAAATCAGCAGTGA
- the LOC130807966 gene encoding flowering time control protein FPA-like isoform X1 codes for MGSAYFRNVGDPLWMNADVIRGYPEPTYSGHKRLQAKPSKHVWIGGFSSSVTRERLEKELCKFGRIEALKFNRDRNTAIADFVSLEDALAAVKNLNGSQIGVDRIRVDFQRSQPVKREQSDLRDMGSAQFKDMGCLGPSWINPDMMRNYRESTSSGHKILMPSQPLGGRKGDHPSKVLWVGYPASVIIDEEMLHNAMILYGEIENIKCFPSRHYAFVDFRSVDEARRAKEALHGRLFNDPRISIMFSNSDLAPGNEFGQPYPTFRGQRPDIFGNDLPFRLPLDMFDSNFAMPPNNFYGPPSNSLLGPPCVLRPFGSRGSLDPLLPSPDFHDPNLLSSMSELTSIVSFNQRKLSHSAAGLLPSPILPGMASHKTRGWDVLDPNQLPRESKRPRIEGLTSFQDPNIVGKGGECNGSADEPYSAGQFMGAPLSRPQVDNGLSLGNVMERSSGDLIWHGVISKGGNHVCHARCVPMGKGLEFELPEIVNCCAKTGLDMLAKHYAGAIGFDIVFFLPDREEDFANYTEFLQYLGSNNRAGVAKLDDGTTLFLVPPSDFLTDVLKVAGRERLYGVVLKLPQQLPGGPSVPQMVHQPNPPVQQTDSQLGPPKHEYGTSEKELAIHVDYHRALHENAGMHSKTSFPKASVSRDQSYEGVSSTSRPAVTITPELIATLQALMPANSQSSVTQSGQPRSIASTIGLSSPAVTNEKGAFSQGWNQQFQVDPNVQSQQLGVQGYPNANFDSYVSSHPFPANTQLHNPAYNLQEQELDCSRPLAVHSIAAQNQQYVPSMQNSMQPYSTESPRNIEKSYGMVHGTHLGSYEIGDTRQNPDPGLYSSQVSVANLSRSDIISPTSTGNMNAELQKSPQRTQTLPSGVGQGTSDVEERYRSTLQFAANLLFQIKQQPQLQQGNSHMGNQQ; via the exons ATGGGGAGTGCTTATTTCAGAAATGTGGGTGATCCTTTGTGGATGAATGCAGATGTCATTAGGGGTTATCCTGAGCCCACTTATTCTGGACACAAGAGATTGCAG GCCAAGCCCTCCAAACATGTATGGATTGGCGGATTCAGCTCATCAGTCACCAGGGAAAGGCTAGAGAAAGAGCTTTGTAAATTTGGTAGAATTGAGGCGTTAAAATTCAATAGAGATCGAAATACTGCAATTGCTGACTTTGTGAGCTTGGAAGATGCTTTAGCTGCTGTGAAGAATTTGAATGGCTCACAGATTGGTGTTGATCGCATACGTGTTGATTTTCAGAGATCCCAACCTGTTAAGAGG GAACAATCTGATTTACGTGATATGGGGAGTGCGCAATTCAAAGATATGGGTTGCCTTGGTCCATCATGGATCAATCCTGACATGATGAGGAATTATCGCGAGTCCACTTCTTCCGGGCATAAGATATTGATG CCATCTCAACCTTTGGGAGGACGTAAAGGAGATCATCCCAGTAAGGTTTTGTGGGTTGGGTATCCTGCTTCTGTTATCATTGATGAAGAAATGCTACATAATGCAATGATCCTGTATGGGGAGATTGAAAATATCAAATGTTTCCCTTCAAGACATTATGCTTTTGTGGACTTCAGAAGTGTGGATGAAGCAAGGCGTGCTAAGGAGGCCTTGCATGGAAGACTATTTAATGATCCTCGAATTTCTATAATGTTCTCCAACAGTGATTTAGCTCCTGGAAATGAATTCGGACAACCATATCCTACATTTAGGGGGCAAAGACCAGATATATTCGGAAATGATCTTCCTTTCAGACTACCTTTGGATATGTTTGATTCAAATTTTGCGATGCCGCCAAATAATTTTTATGGACCACCATCTAATAGTTTGCTTGGACCACCTTGTGTGCTGAGACCATTTGGGTCAAGAGGGAGTTTGGATCCACTGTTGCCCTCCCCAGATTTTCATGATCCCAACTTGCTTTCTTCCATGTCAGAGCTGACTTCAATTGTTTCCTTTAACCAGAGAAAATTATCTCATTCTGCTGCTGGATTGCTTCCATCTCCAATCTTACCTGGAATGGCATCCCATAAGACAAGAGGGTGGGATGTTCTAGATCCAAATCAGCTTCCTAGGGAATCAAAGAGGCCTAGAATAGAGGGCCTGACCTCGTTTCAGGACCCGAACATAGTAGGAAAAGGTGGTGAATGTAATGGAAGTGCTGATGAACCTTATAGTGCTGGTCAATTCATGGGAGCACCATTATCTAGACCTCAGGTTGATAATGGATTGAGTTTAGGAAATGTTATGGAACGTTCTAGTGGGGATCTTATTTGGCATGGTGTCATTTCCAAGGGTGGTAATCATGTCTGCCATGCTCGATGCGTTCCTATGGGAAAAGGATTAGAATTTGAACT ACCAGAAATTGTCAATTGCTGTGCGAAAACCGGGCTTGACATGTTAGCAAAGCACTATGCTGGTGCTATTGGGTTTGATATTGTATTTTTCTTGCCTGATCGTGAAGAGGATTTTGCTAATTATACAGAATTCTTACAATATCTTGGTTCAAATAACCGTGCGGGTGTGGCTAAATTAGATGATGGAACCACATTATTCTTGGTTCCACCATCAGATTTCTTGACAGATGTTTTAAAAGTGGCCGGACGTGAGCGATTATATGGTGTAGTGCTTAAGTTGCCTCAGCAACTCCCTGGTGGTCCATCTGTACCTCAGATGGTACATCAGCCCAACCCTCCTGTTCAACAAACGGATTCCCAGCTTGGTCCTCCTAAGCATGAGTATGGCACTTCTGAGAAGGAATTGGCTATTCACGTGGATTATCATAGAGCTTTACATGAGAATGCAGGTATGCATTCAAAAACATCCTTCCCAAAAGCATCTGTTTCACGAGATCAGTCTTATGAAGGTGTCTCTTCAACATCACGACCTGCTGTGACAATTACACCTGAGCTTATTGCTACACTTCAAGCACTTATGCCAGCCAATTCTCAATCTTCAGTCACTCAAAGCGGTCAGCCGAGATCTATTGCTTCCACAATAGGGCTTTCTTCACCTGCTGTAACAAATGAAAAGGGTGCTTTCTCGCAGGGCTGGAACCAACAGTTTCAAGTGGATCCAAATGTGCAATCTCAACAGTTAGGGGTTCAAGGGTATCCTAATGCGAATTTTGATTCATATGTGTCCAGCCACCCTTTTCCAGCAAATACGCAATTGCATAATCCTGCATATAACCTCCAAGAGCAGGAACTTGACTGTTCCAGGCCTCTTGCAGTCCACTCAATTGCTGCTCAGAATCAACAGTATGTACCGTCAATGCAGAATAGTATGCAGCCTTATTCCACAGAGTCTCCACGTAATATTGAGAAGAGCTATGGGATGGTGCATGGAACACATCTTGGGTCTTATGAAATAGGTGATACTCGGCAGAATCCTGATCCAGGTTTATACTCCAGTCAAGTTAGTGTTGCTAATCTTTCCCGTTCAGATATCATATCGCCAACCTCAACTGGGAATATGAATGCAGAATTGCAGAAATCACCCCAAAGAACTCAGACATTGCCGTCTGGAGTTGGTCAAGGCACATCGGATGTGGAGGAACGTTATCGATCTACTTTACAGTTTGCTGCCaaccttctttttcaaatcAAGCAGCAGCCACAACTACAGCAGGGAAATTCTCACATGGGAAATCAGCAGTGA